The Nitrospira sp. KM1 genome includes a window with the following:
- a CDS encoding zf-HC2 domain-containing protein, protein MSDPETFPAEVHPEVALLPWYANNTLADQERNELSRHLEHCVDCRTELEELRKMKRLLDDAYSTAPLPSASLEQSVLQRLAADSPPGIVKGTRRSSLEILDAWIRSMLNVRWMPTVSAAVILVQAGILAWVMSVPTVQDRVLPRSVGSPTVSVAVSFHPHATDEQIRSVLDGVRGRIVGGPSAEGIYTIEMPATDQSASRQKLEVLRRKQEVVRSADLLIR, encoded by the coding sequence ATGAGCGATCCCGAAACATTTCCGGCCGAAGTTCATCCCGAAGTCGCGTTACTTCCTTGGTACGCGAACAATACGCTTGCCGATCAGGAACGGAACGAGCTTTCGCGCCATCTCGAGCATTGTGTGGACTGCCGTACAGAGTTAGAGGAGTTGCGGAAGATGAAACGCCTGCTCGATGACGCCTATTCCACAGCTCCTCTTCCCTCTGCTTCGTTGGAGCAATCCGTGCTCCAACGCCTTGCGGCGGACTCTCCACCGGGCATTGTCAAAGGAACTCGCCGTTCGTCCCTGGAAATCCTCGACGCGTGGATTCGGTCCATGCTCAATGTTCGATGGATGCCGACCGTCAGCGCCGCTGTGATACTTGTGCAAGCAGGGATTCTGGCGTGGGTGATGAGTGTTCCAACAGTGCAGGATCGTGTCTTGCCCCGGTCGGTCGGCAGTCCGACCGTCAGTGTCGCCGTCAGCTTCCATCCGCATGCGACGGACGAGCAAATCCGTTCGGTGCTCGACGGCGTGCGCGGCAGGATCGTCGGGGGTCCCTCGGCGGAGGGAATATACACGATCGAAATGCCCGCGACCGACCAATCGGCATCACGCCAAAAGCTGGAGGTCCTGCGAAGGAAGCAGGAAGTGGTTCGCTCGGCTGATCTCTTGATACGCTGA
- a CDS encoding RNA polymerase sigma factor translates to MSAVATGDEPAFARLYRTYEKRVFQYVRSLVGDSVLAEEIVGDTMIAVWRSASTYSGSSRLSTWIFGIARHKALDAMRRTKRQGREVDLDGAMELPAPGDNPLECTQRQEMCELTQRALASLSAEHREVLRLTFYEELPYEDISRLLSIPVNTVKTRVFYAKQQLKRQLERLEHTEPTP, encoded by the coding sequence ATGAGTGCGGTGGCAACCGGTGACGAGCCGGCATTCGCACGTCTCTACCGCACGTATGAAAAACGCGTCTTTCAATATGTCAGGAGCTTAGTCGGTGATTCCGTGCTGGCGGAGGAAATTGTCGGCGACACCATGATAGCCGTCTGGCGCAGCGCGTCCACGTATAGCGGTTCCTCCAGGTTGTCGACCTGGATTTTCGGCATCGCTCGGCATAAAGCACTCGATGCAATGAGACGAACAAAGCGCCAGGGACGTGAAGTGGATCTTGATGGGGCGATGGAACTCCCGGCTCCCGGCGATAATCCGCTCGAATGCACTCAACGTCAGGAGATGTGCGAGTTGACTCAACGCGCCCTGGCGTCTTTGTCCGCTGAACATCGGGAGGTCCTGCGCCTGACATTTTATGAGGAACTTCCCTACGAGGATATTTCCCGCTTGTTGTCGATCCCCGTGAACACCGTCAAGACTCGTGTCTTTTACGCCAAGCAACAACTGAAGCGGCAACTTGAACGACTGGAACATACTGAACCGACCCCATGA
- a CDS encoding DUF4384 domain-containing protein produces the protein MRHSPGMDASHGGTRALSFVLVSTLLFGSCAAAPFLLPIAFEFARNLFQTGLQNYGSKHRDNLSNLVNRLANPYIQGLPPMAVAPGYPGQPVPGQAGVPIQPAYQAQPGTLAQFPPGTQVFSPQTAPIDPNNPSTNPVTVYPGNTAPQGYAPQANPYGQVSGYMPQPGSSPYDPNNPYGTASTAYPGTSTYPGTVPPGSSYAQQGMTPYGSTAPYGTIQQMPYGGQPPNPYGTPGTAPTMPPYGSTSYANPYQQVPPNPYGSQSPYAGSGYPPQQMQPGYDPNVSYGGGGAPVQSYGQPQPGYGQQPQMNYSQPQGAYGAAPSYGGQPPVQQQYGGGVAPGQPYMAQPYGSQQYAPPIYSRSVDTDLVAVDVALIRQNLTAHGKEIVLMNDGDVLRDGGANAQAGDRFKLVIRTNCDCYLYIMSIDGSGWAEAVYPRNGLSTVNPVKKDLEYAFPDGPYWFSLDQVKGIETFFVVASLNRRTDLEESFAQIASETRPSGTIVAKVEEPPVIPRGVGSATPRGIITVKDESGDSAKLTPLSYAASQTGQDVTVTRWFKHE, from the coding sequence GTGAGACACAGCCCCGGAATGGATGCCTCACACGGAGGCACGCGTGCTCTGAGCTTCGTATTGGTGAGCACCCTCCTGTTCGGCTCCTGTGCGGCAGCACCGTTCCTGCTGCCGATCGCCTTCGAGTTTGCGAGAAATCTCTTCCAAACCGGTCTGCAAAATTACGGGTCCAAGCATCGGGATAATCTTAGCAACTTGGTGAACCGCCTGGCGAATCCTTATATCCAGGGTCTCCCGCCGATGGCCGTCGCTCCAGGTTATCCCGGGCAACCCGTCCCTGGACAAGCGGGAGTTCCTATTCAACCGGCTTATCAAGCCCAGCCGGGGACACTCGCGCAATTCCCGCCAGGTACACAGGTGTTTTCTCCCCAAACTGCTCCCATCGATCCCAATAACCCTTCCACCAACCCGGTCACCGTCTATCCGGGAAATACCGCACCTCAAGGATATGCTCCCCAGGCAAATCCCTACGGGCAGGTCTCGGGATATATGCCTCAACCGGGTTCCAGTCCATATGATCCGAACAATCCTTACGGCACCGCCTCCACAGCCTATCCAGGCACATCAACGTATCCCGGAACCGTGCCCCCAGGCAGTTCGTACGCGCAACAGGGGATGACTCCTTACGGGTCGACCGCTCCATACGGAACAATTCAGCAGATGCCGTACGGCGGACAACCTCCAAATCCTTACGGAACTCCTGGCACGGCTCCCACGATGCCTCCCTATGGGTCAACTTCTTATGCCAATCCCTATCAACAGGTGCCACCGAATCCGTACGGATCGCAAAGTCCTTACGCGGGTTCGGGCTACCCTCCGCAGCAAATGCAGCCTGGGTACGATCCGAACGTGTCTTACGGCGGAGGCGGAGCCCCTGTGCAAAGTTACGGTCAGCCACAGCCAGGGTATGGGCAGCAGCCCCAAATGAACTATAGCCAGCCACAAGGAGCGTATGGTGCCGCGCCTTCCTACGGCGGCCAACCGCCGGTTCAACAACAATACGGAGGAGGCGTTGCTCCCGGCCAGCCCTACATGGCACAGCCCTACGGTAGTCAACAGTACGCACCGCCCATTTACTCCAGATCGGTCGATACCGACCTCGTGGCAGTGGATGTCGCGTTGATCCGTCAAAACCTGACCGCGCACGGAAAGGAAATCGTTTTGATGAATGACGGCGACGTGCTGCGTGACGGCGGCGCCAATGCTCAGGCTGGAGACCGGTTCAAACTGGTGATTCGGACGAATTGCGACTGCTACCTCTATATCATGTCGATTGACGGATCCGGATGGGCGGAAGCCGTGTATCCTCGAAACGGTCTGTCGACGGTCAATCCAGTGAAGAAGGATCTGGAGTATGCCTTCCCGGACGGACCCTACTGGTTCAGCCTCGATCAGGTGAAAGGCATCGAAACATTTTTTGTGGTTGCCTCGCTCAATCGACGCACCGATCTGGAGGAGAGTTTTGCTCAGATTGCGAGTGAAACCCGTCCATCCGGCACGATCGTGGCAAAAGTTGAAGAACCGCCCGTGATTCCTCGCGGTGTCGGATCGGCGACTCCCCGCGGCATCATCACCGTAAAGGACGAGAGCGGAGACAGCGCGAAGCTGACTCCGTTGTCGTACGCTGCAAGCCAGACGGGACAGGATGTGACCGTCACGCGCTGGTTCAAACACGAGTAG
- a CDS encoding response regulator produces MKPTTQHSQNAAHTIILIDDSEPNRYLKSRLLRSAGYRVIEGSTGADAIRLAREVKPQLALIDVKLPDTNGLEICRSLKADSMTSSIMVLLTSALAVRSEDKVAGLEEGGDAYLIEPADPDEMLAMVRALLRLYRQEQRLQAAFDIAALAAYTWDPATGRLECDVRFKRMWGISPDVPVNHEMFLSSVHAGDRVQLEGQLARSIAPASDGILSSEFRVIGINDGVERWISVRGQAWFDDVGYAAGFVGTAQDITSRKHQQRDLEVSEARFRAIVSQATAGVTLVDLSGKFIFSNKRFCDIVGYTASELLGMRMQDITHPDDLPGNVEQFTKLIEGGPDFVIEKRYVRSDGTLVWVNNNVAAVRDGKGQLENIVAVTIDISQHKRHEQALCESEAKLRAFAGNLEHLVDERTQELLQSHAQLRALASELNLAEQKERKRLAGELHDNLGQLLALSRIKLSQAKHQPMNAVLSKIVADLQDSIDKSIAYTRTLLSQLSPPVLQEFGLRTALDWLAKEMEQRGLQVTVDVKVDNPRLPEDHELLLFQCVRELLFNCVKHAKVTEARVLIEQVAGALLVHVADCGVGFDASRLNPAEEVKNEAGHGFGLFSTRERMLSIGGNFDLESVPGRGTKATLTLPLSIKSEQPNQVSEREKIMREVMSLKDPGQKPIRGPANVSGEPQVRAQGGKSGVDSAFSNLQNTIRVVIVDDHPMMRQGIRSVLESYADIIVVGEASNGEEALMVVERELPAIVLMDINMPRMNGIEATSAIKNRYPHVIVIGLSVKVGDSDEEAMKNMGASVLLTKEAAVEELYNEIRKQIEACAPRS; encoded by the coding sequence ATGAAACCGACCACGCAGCACTCCCAGAATGCCGCCCATACGATCATCCTCATCGATGACAGCGAGCCGAACCGGTATCTCAAGAGCCGACTTCTCCGTTCTGCCGGCTATCGGGTGATTGAAGGATCGACCGGCGCCGATGCGATTCGTCTCGCACGCGAGGTTAAACCGCAGCTGGCACTCATCGATGTCAAGCTTCCCGATACCAACGGATTGGAAATCTGTCGTTCGTTAAAAGCGGATTCAATGACGTCGTCGATCATGGTGCTGCTCACATCCGCGTTGGCTGTCCGCAGTGAAGACAAAGTTGCCGGTCTCGAAGAAGGCGGCGATGCCTATCTGATTGAGCCAGCCGATCCCGACGAAATGCTGGCCATGGTCAGGGCACTCTTGCGGCTCTACCGGCAAGAGCAGCGTCTGCAGGCTGCATTCGATATTGCCGCCCTCGCCGCGTACACATGGGATCCGGCTACCGGCAGGCTCGAGTGCGATGTTCGCTTCAAACGCATGTGGGGCATTTCTCCTGATGTCCCGGTGAATCATGAGATGTTCCTGAGTTCAGTGCATGCTGGAGACCGCGTCCAGCTGGAAGGGCAACTGGCACGGTCCATCGCCCCGGCAAGCGACGGCATCCTGTCATCGGAATTTCGTGTGATAGGGATCAACGACGGGGTCGAACGATGGATATCCGTCCGAGGTCAAGCATGGTTTGATGACGTAGGCTACGCAGCGGGTTTTGTAGGAACCGCTCAGGATATTACCTCTCGCAAGCACCAGCAAAGGGATCTTGAGGTCAGTGAAGCCCGGTTCCGGGCGATCGTCAGTCAGGCGACCGCGGGCGTCACGCTGGTTGATCTCTCCGGAAAATTCATTTTCTCAAACAAACGCTTCTGTGACATCGTTGGGTACACGGCGTCAGAATTGCTTGGCATGCGGATGCAGGATATTACCCACCCGGATGATTTGCCGGGCAATGTCGAACAGTTCACGAAGCTGATCGAGGGAGGACCAGACTTCGTCATTGAGAAGCGGTATGTGCGGAGCGACGGTACGTTAGTATGGGTCAATAATAACGTAGCGGCGGTTCGTGATGGGAAAGGACAGCTCGAAAACATCGTTGCGGTTACGATCGATATCTCTCAACACAAACGCCACGAACAGGCTCTGTGCGAGAGCGAGGCAAAGCTGCGCGCATTTGCCGGAAATTTGGAGCACCTCGTTGATGAACGCACGCAAGAACTCTTGCAGTCGCATGCTCAACTCAGAGCGCTCGCCAGTGAACTGAACCTCGCCGAACAAAAGGAGCGCAAACGGCTGGCGGGAGAGCTGCACGACAATCTCGGGCAGCTGCTTGCCCTGAGTCGAATCAAACTCAGCCAGGCGAAACATCAACCGATGAACGCAGTGTTGAGCAAGATCGTGGCCGACCTCCAAGATTCGATCGACAAATCCATTGCCTACACGCGCACGTTGCTGTCCCAGTTGAGCCCTCCGGTCCTCCAGGAATTCGGACTGAGAACTGCGTTGGATTGGTTGGCCAAGGAGATGGAGCAACGCGGCCTCCAGGTGACCGTCGATGTGAAAGTCGACAATCCGCGTCTTCCGGAAGATCATGAATTACTCCTGTTTCAATGTGTGCGTGAACTTCTCTTCAACTGTGTGAAACACGCCAAGGTGACGGAGGCTCGCGTGCTTATCGAGCAGGTCGCCGGTGCGTTGCTCGTTCATGTCGCGGACTGTGGAGTCGGCTTCGATGCCAGCCGCCTGAATCCGGCCGAGGAAGTCAAGAACGAAGCGGGTCATGGGTTTGGATTGTTCAGTACACGCGAACGCATGCTGTCGATCGGCGGTAATTTTGACCTGGAATCCGTCCCAGGACGGGGGACGAAGGCTACGTTGACGCTGCCGCTTTCAATCAAATCGGAGCAGCCGAACCAAGTATCCGAGCGCGAAAAGATCATGCGTGAAGTCATGTCATTGAAGGATCCTGGCCAGAAGCCGATAAGGGGGCCCGCCAACGTGTCAGGAGAACCGCAAGTACGGGCACAGGGGGGGAAGTCCGGAGTGGATTCTGCTTTTTCGAACCTCCAAAATACCATTCGAGTGGTGATTGTGGATGACCATCCTATGATGCGCCAGGGAATCCGAAGCGTACTGGAGTCCTATGCCGATATCATAGTGGTGGGCGAAGCATCCAACGGTGAGGAAGCGCTGATGGTCGTGGAGCGGGAACTGCCGGCCATCGTGTTGATGGACATCAATATGCCGAGGATGAACGGCATCGAAGCGACTTCGGCGATCAAGAATCGATATCCGCACGTCATTGTGATCGGATTGTCCGTCAAGGTCGGTGACAGTGACGAGGAGGCCATGAAAAACATGGGTGCCTCCGTGCTTTTGACAAAGGAAGCTGCCGTTGAGGAACTGTATAATGAAATCCGAAAACAGATCGAGGCCTGTGCACCACGATCCTGA
- a CDS encoding response regulator — MAYRISSVEINYEDDVVTARQRARQVARALLFDGQDQTRISTAISEVARMFVNRRTPSHVEFFLEGVSIPQVLLVSIGKSREGGTKHSTPGNSANLSVFPAQWDTAMVSARRLMDQCEMRVNGQQEATVWLKKLLYKRKSIFGQHDLERLTRQIGSVDPQNPIEEVRQQNQELVRALEELHERQQELLRLNGELEDTNRGVVALYAELDEKADHLRRADEMKSRFLSNMSHEFRTPLNAIIALSQLLIDRADGDLNTEQAKQVGYIRKSGGDLLDLVNDLLDLAKIEAGKIEVRPSEFEVGNLFSALRGMLRPLLVSNTVSLIFDEPAGLPVLSTDEGKVSQIVRNFISNAIKFTERGEVRITARATDDGKSVVFCVADTGIGIAEEDQERIFQEFSQIDHPIQRRVKGTGLGLPLCRKLSELLGGSVSVSSRLGSGSTFSAVIPVLYAAKGGVNYVSDLPLVQPDETRLPVLVVEDEPETRLVYEKYLRRTPFQPIPAASIRQGRELLRRHSIVAIVLDIVLPDDTAWQWLAELKGDDATKGIPIFVVSAIDDPQKAIALGANDYCVKPMAASWLLERLERASRASKSDGQPECQVVLLIDDHEADRYLFGKLARETGFSVIEAPGGEEGLLLAKQISPSVIVLDLNMPRMDGFQVLKHLHDDLETRMIPVIVMSSQVLTPERRAALSHARVILEKSDLSPQSWKRAIQAAGCEIGPLPHGSHNRSMDR; from the coding sequence ATGGCCTATCGCATAAGCTCGGTCGAGATTAATTACGAGGACGACGTGGTGACCGCACGGCAGCGTGCCAGGCAGGTTGCTCGAGCCCTACTGTTTGACGGACAGGATCAAACAAGGATCTCCACTGCCATTTCCGAAGTGGCGAGAATGTTTGTCAACCGGCGCACTCCATCCCATGTCGAATTTTTTCTGGAAGGAGTCAGCATCCCTCAAGTGCTGTTGGTCAGTATTGGCAAGTCCCGAGAGGGCGGCACGAAGCATTCAACACCGGGGAACTCCGCGAACTTGTCGGTGTTTCCCGCTCAATGGGACACCGCAATGGTCTCGGCGCGCCGATTGATGGACCAGTGTGAAATGCGCGTGAATGGTCAGCAGGAAGCGACGGTTTGGTTGAAAAAGCTCCTCTATAAACGAAAGAGCATCTTTGGCCAACATGACTTGGAACGGTTAACCCGGCAGATCGGATCCGTCGATCCTCAAAACCCGATTGAAGAAGTACGCCAACAGAATCAGGAACTGGTCCGTGCGTTGGAAGAGTTGCATGAACGGCAACAAGAGCTGTTACGACTGAACGGAGAATTGGAAGATACGAATCGTGGCGTGGTGGCCTTGTATGCCGAATTGGATGAAAAGGCCGACCACCTGCGCCGGGCCGACGAAATGAAGTCGCGGTTTCTTTCGAACATGAGTCATGAGTTTCGAACGCCGCTGAATGCGATCATTGCCCTCTCTCAGCTCCTGATCGACCGTGCCGATGGTGATTTGAACACCGAACAGGCCAAGCAGGTCGGCTATATTCGAAAGAGCGGGGGCGATCTGCTGGATTTGGTAAACGATCTGCTCGATCTCGCGAAGATCGAAGCCGGAAAAATCGAGGTTCGACCGTCTGAATTTGAGGTCGGAAATCTCTTCAGCGCCCTCCGCGGCATGCTGCGTCCCCTCCTCGTATCCAATACCGTAAGTCTTATCTTCGACGAGCCCGCTGGGTTGCCGGTTCTGAGCACCGACGAAGGCAAGGTGTCCCAGATCGTCCGTAACTTCATCTCGAACGCGATCAAGTTCACCGAACGCGGCGAGGTGCGGATCACCGCCAGGGCCACCGACGATGGGAAATCCGTCGTGTTTTGTGTGGCGGACACGGGGATCGGGATCGCGGAGGAGGATCAGGAGCGGATTTTTCAAGAGTTTTCTCAGATCGATCACCCGATCCAGCGGCGCGTCAAGGGTACCGGGTTAGGTCTTCCTCTATGCCGAAAATTGTCCGAGTTGCTCGGCGGGTCAGTGAGCGTCTCCAGCCGGTTGGGGTCCGGTTCGACGTTCTCCGCTGTGATTCCGGTCTTGTACGCCGCCAAGGGCGGAGTAAACTACGTTTCTGACCTGCCTCTGGTACAACCGGATGAGACCCGTCTGCCGGTGTTGGTCGTCGAAGATGAACCGGAGACGCGGCTTGTCTATGAAAAGTACCTTCGGCGTACTCCATTTCAACCGATCCCGGCAGCTAGTATCCGCCAGGGCCGTGAGCTTCTGCGTCGTCACTCGATTGTTGCCATCGTGTTGGATATCGTGCTGCCGGACGACACAGCCTGGCAATGGCTGGCTGAGCTCAAGGGCGACGATGCGACGAAGGGCATCCCTATATTTGTCGTTTCCGCAATCGATGATCCGCAGAAAGCCATCGCCTTGGGTGCGAACGATTATTGTGTGAAGCCGATGGCTGCCTCGTGGCTGCTGGAACGCTTGGAGCGTGCATCGCGCGCTTCCAAGAGTGATGGTCAACCGGAGTGTCAGGTTGTCCTGTTGATCGACGACCATGAAGCCGACAGATATCTGTTCGGCAAACTGGCTCGTGAGACAGGGTTTTCGGTCATCGAAGCCCCCGGGGGGGAAGAAGGTCTGCTCCTTGCGAAACAAATTTCACCGTCCGTGATTGTTCTCGACCTCAACATGCCCCGCATGGACGGCTTCCAGGTGCTCAAGCATTTGCACGATGATTTGGAGACGCGAATGATTCCTGTCATCGTGATGTCTTCCCAAGTCCTGACCCCGGAACGCCGGGCAGCGTTGAGCCATGCCCGGGTCATCTTGGAAAAAAGCGACCTATCTCCTCAAAGCTGGAAACGGGCCATTCAGGCCGCTGGGTGCGAAATTGGTCCCCTGCCTCACGGGTCGCATAACCGATCGATGGATAGGTGA
- a CDS encoding ATP-binding SpoIIE family protein phosphatase: MTQIRLPITEQSQPSAARRMAIELAKKAGLDESEIGNIALLVTELGTNLVKHAQNGELLLRDVGEQGGRGVEVLSLDRGPGMRDVTKSLTDGFSTAGSSGTGLGSVMRSAGTFDIYSQPGKGTAIVARVSSKNARPPAQGAVSVGVVHQAKQGETLCGDDWIVRHFTDGWLCAVVDGLGHGLVAAEAARPIIEAVRTAQGRKTPVELVEMAHQASRTTRGAALAVAVMDEKAKVVRFAGIGNIAGMILDGSRQRHLVSLTGIVGHQYQKVVEFSYPWPTDGIFLLHSDGIGNQWDLLAYPGLSSRDASLVAAVLYRDHARGRDDATMVVVKAGEPIRRHDLTQPVTDKDQFKQWPIA, translated from the coding sequence ATGACGCAGATTCGCCTGCCCATCACCGAACAAAGTCAGCCGTCCGCTGCGCGGAGGATGGCGATCGAGCTTGCGAAGAAAGCCGGCTTGGACGAATCGGAGATCGGAAACATTGCGCTGCTTGTTACAGAGCTGGGGACCAATCTTGTGAAACATGCGCAGAACGGCGAACTGTTGCTGAGAGACGTGGGAGAGCAAGGGGGGCGCGGCGTCGAAGTCTTGTCGCTCGACAGAGGGCCGGGCATGCGCGATGTGACGAAATCCCTGACTGATGGATTTTCGACGGCAGGGAGTTCAGGGACGGGTCTTGGCTCTGTGATGAGGTCCGCCGGGACGTTCGACATTTATTCGCAGCCGGGGAAGGGAACGGCCATTGTGGCTCGTGTCTCGTCGAAGAACGCTCGGCCGCCGGCGCAAGGAGCCGTCTCTGTTGGGGTGGTTCATCAGGCGAAACAGGGAGAAACGCTGTGCGGTGATGACTGGATTGTCAGGCATTTTACAGATGGATGGCTCTGTGCCGTCGTGGACGGTCTTGGGCACGGCCTCGTTGCGGCCGAGGCTGCCCGACCAATCATTGAAGCCGTGCGGACCGCACAGGGCAGGAAAACTCCTGTCGAACTGGTCGAAATGGCGCATCAGGCATCGAGAACGACTCGTGGGGCTGCGCTCGCCGTTGCCGTAATGGACGAAAAAGCGAAGGTGGTCCGATTTGCTGGAATCGGAAATATCGCCGGCATGATTCTGGACGGAAGTCGACAGCGACACCTCGTGTCCTTGACCGGGATTGTCGGACATCAATATCAAAAAGTCGTAGAGTTTTCGTATCCATGGCCCACGGACGGCATATTTCTGCTGCACTCGGACGGCATCGGCAATCAATGGGATCTGCTTGCCTATCCAGGGCTGTCCTCGCGAGACGCCAGCCTGGTGGCAGCGGTCCTGTACAGGGATCATGCGAGAGGTCGGGATGATGCCACGATGGTTGTGGTCAAGGCGGGGGAACCCATCCGGCGTCATGACCTGACCCAACCGGTCACCGATAAAGACCAATTCAAACAATGGCCTATCGCATAA
- a CDS encoding anti-sigma regulatory factor — MVVLRDELIDLRSTDAIIKARQLVRDCAVAQGLSLVDQTKLVTAASEIARNTLIYGGGGEMRLEAIHEGARRGVRVTFTDRGPGIADIDLAMKDGYTSGGGLGLGLGGARRLVNEFTISSSVGEGTTVTITRWK, encoded by the coding sequence ATGGTCGTCCTGCGCGATGAACTGATCGATTTGCGATCAACCGATGCCATTATCAAAGCACGCCAATTGGTCCGGGACTGTGCCGTGGCTCAGGGACTCTCCCTCGTCGACCAAACCAAGCTGGTAACGGCCGCCAGCGAGATTGCCAGAAACACGCTGATCTATGGCGGTGGAGGAGAGATGCGTTTGGAGGCCATTCACGAGGGCGCGCGCCGGGGCGTGCGCGTGACGTTTACCGATCGCGGTCCTGGCATCGCCGACATCGATCTTGCCATGAAAGATGGGTACACCTCTGGTGGAGGATTGGGTTTGGGGCTTGGCGGGGCGAGACGTCTGGTCAATGAATTCACGATTAGCTCTTCGGTCGGAGAGGGTACAACCGTGACCATCACGAGATGGAAATGA
- a CDS encoding STAS domain-containing protein, protein MERIPILKMGDHLLVSIQVDMHDRLAMTLQEELTDQIVKLRACGVLLDISAVDMVDSFIGRMIANIAAMSRILDAETVVVGMRPAVAITLVELGMTLSGVRTALNVNAGMELLKNAGKKGFDGRPAR, encoded by the coding sequence ATGGAACGAATCCCGATTTTGAAAATGGGAGATCACCTGCTGGTCAGCATCCAGGTGGACATGCATGATCGGTTGGCCATGACTCTGCAGGAGGAACTCACGGATCAGATCGTGAAACTGAGAGCCTGCGGTGTCCTGCTCGACATCTCGGCGGTGGACATGGTCGATTCGTTCATCGGCCGTATGATTGCCAACATCGCTGCGATGTCGCGTATTCTCGATGCGGAGACGGTCGTTGTGGGAATGCGTCCTGCCGTCGCCATTACCTTGGTCGAACTGGGCATGACGTTGTCCGGCGTCCGAACGGCGCTAAATGTGAATGCAGGAATGGAACTGTTGAAGAACGCAGGCAAGAAGGGATTCGATGGTCGTCCTGCGCGATGA
- a CDS encoding STAS domain-containing protein, which produces MPQTSELAGELRNRQELILKDWLAYQLSALTLRRDLLGEEELTTQSKQFLELFLTAIAAGKDSDSPSWKPVKDLLEEISKSRAARGFSPSETAIFVFSLKQPLFDLIQRQHQHDAKALASLLWDLTVLLDKLGLYTTEAYQQSRESIILRQQQEMMELSTPVVQLWDNILALPLIGTLDSGRTQVVMETLLQRIVETGAKIAVIDITGVPTVDTLVAQHLMKTVSAARLMGADCIISGIRPQIAQTIVHLGVNLNDIVTKATLAGAFQVALQQLGARVVKSNETA; this is translated from the coding sequence ATGCCGCAGACGAGTGAGTTGGCCGGGGAACTGCGCAACCGGCAAGAGCTGATCCTAAAAGATTGGTTGGCATATCAGTTGTCCGCTCTCACCTTACGCCGTGACCTGCTTGGAGAGGAAGAACTAACAACTCAATCGAAACAGTTTCTCGAGCTATTTCTGACGGCGATCGCGGCGGGCAAAGACAGCGACTCCCCGTCCTGGAAACCGGTCAAAGATCTTTTGGAGGAGATATCTAAATCGCGGGCTGCGCGAGGATTTAGTCCTTCCGAAACCGCGATCTTTGTGTTTTCTCTCAAGCAGCCGCTCTTCGATCTCATCCAAAGGCAGCATCAGCACGATGCCAAGGCTTTAGCGAGCCTGCTCTGGGACTTGACTGTCTTACTGGACAAACTTGGTCTGTACACAACTGAGGCGTATCAACAAAGCCGGGAGTCCATCATTCTTAGGCAGCAACAGGAAATGATGGAATTATCAACGCCGGTGGTACAGCTCTGGGACAATATCTTGGCTCTGCCATTGATCGGAACATTGGATAGTGGGCGTACACAGGTTGTTATGGAAACACTGCTCCAACGCATCGTCGAGACGGGGGCAAAAATCGCGGTGATCGATATTACCGGTGTGCCAACCGTCGATACTCTGGTGGCCCAGCATCTGATGAAAACCGTTTCCGCCGCCCGCCTGATGGGTGCCGACTGTATCATCAGTGGAATCCGGCCGCAGATCGCTCAGACCATCGTCCACTTAGGAGTCAACTTGAATGACATCGTGACTAAAGCGACATTGGCAGGCGCTTTCCAGGTTGCTCTTCAGCAATTGGGCGCAAGGGTCGTCAAATCTAACGAGACGGCATGA